The DNA segment CTTCATTTCGAATTTGTGCTTGGACCATTTTTCTTCAAGAGTTCCGCCAGGAATTTTAGAATCTAATTTCATCGATCACCTTCCCGCCAAAAAGAAAACGTAAATCGGCTGCGACATGAAGCCTGCAGCTACGATCACCGCATAGACGTATCCGAATTTACTGATCATCGGCGAATAGCGTGGGTGGTACAGCCCCAGCGTTGCAAACGCAGAATAGAAGCCGTGACTTAAATGAAGTCCAACCGCGACCATACAAACGAGGTAGAATCCGACATAAAATGGAATCTGGAAAATCTCCAAAACAAGCCGGTGAAGATCGCGCATTTCAACGCCATTATAGGTAACGTAGTAGGTTTTTCCGTATTTGAACGTCACAAGATGCCAGACGATAAAAATCAGCAGGAGCATCCCGTGATAAGCCATCCATTTGGACTGAAGGCGCGGAGCTTTGTCGCCAGAGGGAGCCATCGCGTTTTTCAATGGTCGTGCGGCCCGATTGCCATATGTGACGATCACTCCGTTCACGATATGAACTAAAAGCGTGAGAACTAACCCCGCTTCGGCGATATAAATGAGTGGGTTAGAAATCAACGCGTGGCTGTACTTGTTGTAGGCTTCAGCATCAAAAAGAATCAGGAGGTTCGCTGCCATATGCGTGAGAACAAAGAGGCTCCACGCGAGGCCGGTCAGCGCCATCAGCTGCTTTCGGCCGATCGAAGACATTAGGTACTTCACCGGTGCATTTTCCTTTCGTCGTTCAAACTTGGAAATTCAAAATCCGGTCCCCATTGGGCGAATTTAGCTTTTCCTGTCGGAAGGCGTTTAAGTTTTCCTGAAGAAAAACCTATACATATTCCGGCATTTGAGGTGTTTTCAGTTCTTTATCAATACGCCTGTTGGCGAAGTCTGTCCAACGCTTCATGCTTATTTAGACTTTTGCTTAACACGAAAGATTCTGACATAAGGGTGCGTATCGAAGGGGATCTAAAATGAAGATATTCGTATGCGTGAAGCAGGTTCCGGACACGGAAACCAAGATAAAACTGAAAGCAGATGCCTCAGGAATAGACACGGCTGGCGTAAAATGGGTCATGAATCCGTACGATGAGTACGCAGTTGAAGAAGCCGTGAAGGCGCGTGAAACCGGTAAAGCAACAAGCGTAACGGTGTTTTCCGTTGGCCCCAAATCAAGAATTGTTGAAACACTCCGCACAGCCCTCGCGATGGGAGCGGACGAAGCGGTTGCGATCGATGCTCCAGAGGATCTTGATTCCGGACTGACTGCAAAAGCTCTTGCCGCAGCAATGAAGGGCGAAGGCGAATTTGGCGCCGTTTTCACAGGTAAGCTCGCGATTGACGATAATTTGTCAGCCGTTAGCCAAATGCTTGCCGAAAATCTTCAGATTCCGCAT comes from the Deltaproteobacteria bacterium genome and includes:
- a CDS encoding succinate dehydrogenase cytochrome b subunit produces the protein MSSIGRKQLMALTGLAWSLFVLTHMAANLLILFDAEAYNKYSHALISNPLIYIAEAGLVLTLLVHIVNGVIVTYGNRAARPLKNAMAPSGDKAPRLQSKWMAYHGMLLLIFIVWHLVTFKYGKTYYVTYNGVEMRDLHRLVLEIFQIPFYVGFYLVCMVAVGLHLSHGFYSAFATLGLYHPRYSPMISKFGYVYAVIVAAGFMSQPIYVFFLAGR
- a CDS encoding electron transfer flavoprotein subunit beta/FixA family protein; translation: MKIFVCVKQVPDTETKIKLKADASGIDTAGVKWVMNPYDEYAVEEAVKARETGKATSVTVFSVGPKSRIVETLRTALAMGADEAVAIDAPEDLDSGLTAKALAAAMKGEGEFGAVFTGKLAIDDNLSAVSQMLAENLQIPHTTVVSKLEIGDSMVAEREIEGGTKEIVQLSKPALIGANKGLNMPRYPSLPGIMKAKKKVIKELTLDGLGLASAQAAFKHTAFQLPAEKPPVKMLEGDAAAQSKTLATLLRQEAKVL